From one Novosphingobium sp. genomic stretch:
- a CDS encoding LysR family transcriptional regulator, translated as MSTLPDFEGWAIFAKVAQRGSFSRAAEELGLAKTTVSKAVARLEARMRTNLFQRTTRKLTLTESGRQSLARATRILSDGAAIEADIIEETVSPRGLVRLAALSAMGIEIIAPALPEFLERFPDIEVDLVLTDNQVDIVAEGFDAAVQLEGSGASTLRSTRLWTLRRPLVAAPSLIERLGMPQGPEDLTRYPAVVASHIPDAMEWTFAHQNDAGGAPHHAEPISVRVQPRYRANHADAMIPALVNGVGIGVIAEYFITPHLKDGRLIELLPEWSVPPRPIYLVTPPGRARPARVRVLLDFLQEKLAHEVLVNQERRQG; from the coding sequence GGCCAAGACCACCGTCTCCAAGGCCGTGGCAAGGCTGGAGGCGCGGATGCGCACCAACCTGTTCCAGCGCACCACCCGCAAGCTGACACTGACCGAAAGCGGGCGCCAGTCGCTGGCCCGCGCCACCCGCATCCTCTCCGACGGCGCCGCCATCGAGGCCGATATCATCGAGGAGACCGTCTCCCCGCGCGGCCTTGTCCGGCTGGCGGCGCTCAGCGCGATGGGCATCGAGATCATCGCCCCGGCCCTGCCCGAGTTCCTCGAACGCTTTCCCGATATCGAGGTCGATCTGGTGCTGACCGACAATCAGGTCGATATCGTCGCCGAGGGCTTCGATGCCGCCGTGCAACTCGAAGGGAGCGGCGCCTCCACCCTGCGCTCGACCCGGCTGTGGACGTTGCGCCGCCCGCTGGTGGCCGCGCCCAGCCTGATCGAGCGGCTGGGCATGCCGCAGGGGCCCGAGGATCTCACCCGCTATCCCGCCGTGGTGGCCAGCCATATTCCCGACGCCATGGAATGGACCTTCGCCCACCAGAACGATGCTGGCGGAGCCCCCCACCATGCCGAGCCGATCAGCGTGCGCGTGCAGCCGCGCTATCGCGCCAACCACGCCGACGCCATGATCCCCGCGCTGGTCAACGGCGTGGGCATTGGCGTGATCGCGGAATATTTCATCACGCCTCACCTGAAAGACGGGCGCCTGATCGAGCTGCTGCCCGAATGGAGCGTGCCGCCCCGGCCGATCTATCTGGTGACGCCGCCGGGGCGGGCGCGACCGGCGCGGGTGCGGGTGCTGCTGGACTTCCTGCAGGAGAAGCTGGCGCATGAAGTGTTGGTCAATCAGGAGCGGCGGCAGGGATAA